CCAACCATTGAGAACTAAAAGTGGGGCGCATAAAGCGATCGCCCCAATGCGCGCTATGGGTGTAAATGTTTGCCACCAGTTGAGTAGCTTGCGTGTCTGCATTTTTAGCCGATTGCGGGATATAACTGATTGACACTCTCCGGCCTCAAGACGCGGAGATTATTGGTTCAACGAGTCCACTTAAACTAGACTCCTTACGGGATCTCGCACAGAGGTGGTTGTCTCCCCAAGCTATAAAAAGTTTGTCTATAGCTTATTATCTCTAACTACATCATCCTATTTCATCTAGTAAATAGCTTACTCTCATGAAAAATCTTGAAGCAATTGAAGATTCCCAGTACACTCAAGACACAGCTACTTCTAAGAAACAGTTGTTTTTGTATTTAATTCCAGTATTGGGCTTTTTCCCATCCTTGTGGACTCTCTATCGCCGCCAAGGAACACGGGAACAACTGGTTGTGAGTCGTCTGTCTATTACTTTGGCATTCACTTGGCTGTTGGGGTATTCTTTGTTAGCAACTGGGGCCGCGACTTCAGAATTTTTCACATTGCGGATGTTAATCCTCAATAGCTTTTTAACATCTGGTTACTTTTTGGTCAGTGTTTGGCTAATTATTCGACTTATTCAGGGGAAATCTCACCGTTTATCAGGGTTCAGTCGTTTTGCCGAGCGAGTATTGGGCAAGTATTTGTCTTAATTTATGCAAATAATTCATTGTTTGGGAGTAATTTTACTGGATTTTGGCAAAATTGCAGATCATCCCCTTTCAGGTTTGGTAAAACTAACTTATTGTTGTCATACTTCAATTAATTATCTCCGGATTTGCCACAAAGAATGAGAAATCCTGCTATAAGTGTTGTGGTTAACATAACAGTAAGAAGTGAGCAAGGTTCATGAAAAATTAACTTGGATGAGTTAATTAGGTTGCATATTAATTAGTCGGAAAATTTACCGAGTTTGATCAGTAAGTGTGAGGAAGTCTGTGACCAGTCAAAGAACTTCGGCGAAACAAAACCAATTAGCTAAAGCCCTCAAATCGAAAAAGAAAAATTTCTACAACACTAAGTCTGGACGTTGGCTATTGTTCTGGCTGGGTATGAGTGGAATTGCAATGGTGTCAGCAACAGCAGGGGCGCTGTTAGCCGTTTCTTTGACCAGTACCCCATTGCAGCAAGCAGAGTTAAGTCCCCAAGAAGAGGCGGTTTTTGATAGCGATCGCATCTCTGGGGGTGGGTTACGATTCTCAGAATTAACTCGCCCCGTTAATCTCTTGGTTATGGGGATGAGCGTACTCCCATCTGATATTAACAATCCTCCCTCGGAAATTCAGAATCTTGGCTATGAACCCCAGGTAAACTCTTTTGATGGGCTGGCTGATGTCATGATTTTAATCAAATTTGATCCAGCCACAAACAAAATAGCCATGCTCTCAATTCCCAGAGACACTCGTACAGAAGTCATTGGCTATGGAGTCAAAAAACTGAATGCGGCTAATGTTGATGGGGGGCCAGCTTTAACTGCTCAAAGCATCAGTAATCTCCTGGGTGATGTCGCAATTGATCGCTATATCAGGATTAATGTTCTGGGTGTTGGTAAACTGATTGATGCTTTGGGTGGGGTGAAAGTACACGTTCCCAAAGATCTAAAATACCAAGATGATTCCCAACACCTATATATCAATTTAAAGGCAGGTGAACAGCATCTCGACGGCGATCAGGCTTTACAACTATTACGCTTTCGCCATGATGAACTTGGAGATATTGGTCGGGTACAACGTCAACAAATGGTCATCCGAGCGTTGATAGATCAAACTCTTAACCCTGTAACAGTAGCCCAATTACCCAACATTCTCAATGTAGTTAAAGACAATATTGATACTAACTTAACAATTGAAGAATTATTAGCTCTAGCAGGTTTTGGCGTGCGAACAAACCGTGCCAATATGCATATGTTCATGTTACCAGGTCGCTTTAGCCAACAAGATGAATATATTGCTAGCTATTGGATACCAAACAGAACTGGTATTTCTAGAATGATGTCTCAACACTTTGGTGTGGAATTAACTCGTGAACTGAGAGAGGTAAATTCCCGGTCTTTGCGAGTATACATTCAAGATAGTACAGGTAGCGATCGCTCTGAACTAATTCCTTTGGTCAGAAATTTACAAGCATCTGGATATGGCAAAATCCAGATATCTAAACCTTGGCATGAAACTTTAGCCGTAACTAAAATCATCGCCCAGCAAGGAGACGGTGAAAATGCCGAGTTAATTCGCAATACTTTAGGATTTGGGGAAGTGCTACTCGAAAGCACTGGGATTATTGATTCTGATGTTACTATCCAACTAGGTCAGGATTGGATACAACAAAAAAGTTTCTTTGAACCGACTTATTAAAACTTATCCCTTCGCGGAAAGACTTCCTAGAAATCAAAAGTGCTGAACACTCAGCACTTTTTTGTGAAAGGTTTACTTTAACTGAAAATTTTCATAAAATAATTTTATTACCAGATTCGCAGAATTATCAATGGACTGGATTACACTACTGCGATCGCTACAATTTGATTTTATTAAAAGGTTAACATCCGGGTTTTTACTTCATTGTGAAATAGAAGGTCAATATAGTGAATTAACTATCATATCTGGAGAAAGATTAAAGACATTACGAGAATTTTGCTGGCTGATGGCGGAAAAATATAAGCGGACTTCGCCAGTGCGTGACGTTTTTATTAACAATCTTAAAGGTAAACTCGGTGAAGAAGTTGTCAAAGAACGTTTAGCTGATTTGATTACCGAAGTCGATTATGAGACAAAATTCGGCGGCGATGGTAATATTGATTTTACCTTGAATTCTGACTCCAAAATTGGCGTTGAGGTGAAGTCTCGTCATGGGAGTATCGATAAAGTTAGATGGTCAGTTAGTTCTCAAGAAGTTGCCAAAAATGCAGTTGTAGTTTGCGTTTTAATTCAAGAAGAAGTCAACGAAGCACAACCGGAATATCACCTGTTTTTAGCTGGTTTTTTGCCGACGCAAATGATTAAGTTAAGAACTGGTAAAATCTCCTTCGGCATCAATCAATTATTATATGGAGGTGGTTTATGCTGCTATTTAGAACAGTTACAAAGTTCTACTAATTATCAATATTTACCCCCTAATTCATCCCCAAATCATCCTGATTTTTCACGCTCTGCTGAAAAATCGATGGGAAACCTGACCCCCCAACCCCCTTCCATACAAGGGAAGGGGGAGAATTTAAAGCCTCTGTCCTTGCAGGAGAGAGGTTTTTCAGATCCTGTGAAAAGTCAGAAAGTTAATCATGTAGAATATGGCGGTCAAGATTTAAATATATTTTATATAAACCAGGGTGATGAATGTTTTGACAAAGGTGAATATCAAACGGCAATTAATCACTATAATCAAGCCTTACAAATAAAAAATGATGGTGATAGTTATTATAAACGAGGTTTAAGTTCCTATCAATTAGGAGATTACGCAGCAGCAAGGGCAGATTTTTCTCAAGCAATACAGTTGAATTTTAATGATGGTAAAGCATATAATAAAAGAGGTTTAGCCCATTATCAACTAGGAAATTATCAAGAAGCAATAGAAGATTATAGTCAAGCAATCAGAATTAATCCTCATGTTGCCGTTGCTTATAAAAATCGTGCTGAAGCTCGTTCTCTCATGGGAGATAATCAGGGAGCAATAGAAGATTACACTCAGGCAATCAAAATTAATCCTCATTATGCGGATGCTTATAAAAACCAGGGAATTGCCCGTTATTTTATAGAATATCACCAGGGATTTTCTCAAGCAATTAAGGTTAATCCCCAGGATGCAATTGCTTACAAAAATCGTGGTAATGCTCGTGCTGATTTAGAAGATTATCAAGGTGCAATTGCAGATTATACCCAGGCTATACAGATTAATCCTAATTATGTAGATGCTTATTATAACCGTGGTAATGCTCGTTATGATCTAGGAGATTACGAGAGAGCAATTGAGGATTATAGCCAGACAATTAAGATTAATGCTAATTATGCTAACGCCTATTATAACCGTGGTAATGTTTATTCTGAGTTAGGAGATAAACAGCTAGCAATTGATGACTTTCGTAAAGCAGCAGATATTTATCGCCGAGAAGGTAAACTAGAAGCGCTGAAAGATGCTCGCGAAAGAGTTTCAGATTTAGAAATCACCGAATCATTAGATATTTTAAACTTCTAAAGTTTTCATCTATAGGAATCCGGTTTGATTTATGAACAAATTAAGTATAGTAGGGTGCGTTAGGATGAAATCCGTAACGCACCATTATTAAGGCTTTGGTGCGTTACGCTGCGCTAACACACCCTACGTGTTTATTCAATAATCAAATAGTAGTCCTATATATTCATCTAAGTAAGTGGGTGTAAATAAACATAACTATACTTTTGTCATTGCGAGGAGGTACGACGAAGCAATCGCAAGGGTTTTGTCATTTTTACATTCTGTTACATACTTTGCTCTATTCGTTCCTACCTACTTATATTCATCTATATTCATCTATATTCATCTGTGTGGACAATTATCTTAATAATCATCAACAGCGAAAAAGCCAAATCGCTATTTTTGTTCTTCTAATTTCCGCAATTGGTTCTCTGTACGCTCATAGGGTTTTGTCTTTGGTCGCCAGGAGCCAAACAGGTAAATCACAAAATTGTTCATAGCTGTACGAGTCTGGGTACTGGCTTTTCCTAAAGCACCAGGTAAAACCTGATCTCCTGCGGCCACAAACAGTATAAAACCAATGAGTATAAAAGGCATATATTGTTTCATGTCTAAATCTCCTCACAGATGGCACTAGCGCAATTAATAAATACTTATGGCTGATTTGTCAAGTCAGTCATAAATTTTAATCCTGATGAACTTTGTAAAACAAAGGTTACAAGTGTTAAGAATTTTGTGGGTAGGAGGATAAGCAGGCGATGGGGTTCTTTCTAAGGGTTTTCACATAAAGTTACCGTGAAAACTGTGAGGGATAACACTGGGTAATCCTAATCTGCAAACCGGTTCTGCATCGAGGCGATCGCTCTCAAATACCCAAACTTCGCTATTATGAGAATTACCATCATAAACCACTGTCAAAACCCAACTTTGTACAGGTAAAGGTTCGGAAGGATAGCAATTTTCTGGTAAATTAGCTTCAGTGAATGTTTCAGTCTGATGATCGAACCGTCCAAAGGTATTTAATATTTCTTGACTAATATCTGTACCTTCTCGGAATGACGACATATAGGTATAACGCGAAGCTTTCCCTACATTTGGCTTGGGTACATTCGGAAATTCACAACTTCTATCGGATAGTTGCTGAATCGATGTCACTTTAGCAGTTTGGGGTTGCAGATGAACTCGCGTCAGGGTACTTTTAGCTGGGGTGTAAGTTTTTCCTGTAGCTACTTCCCGCAGATATTGATTTGTTTGAAAATCTCGATAACGGGCGAAATCTACCACCACATCACCACTATCATCTACATAACCATTGGCAAAATGCCATTGAAACCAAGGTTCAGTTTCTCCACGATTCACCAAAGTTAAGGTTTCACGGTCGAATACCAAAATTTGAGTTCCCAGTTTTGGTTTCCACTGGAGAGCATCACTGTAGCTGCTGATACCTGCAAGGATAGGTAAAAGATTTAAGCGCACCGCCGGAATGAAAAATATCAGATATTGTCCTGCGAGAACAAAATCGTGAATTAATGGCACACCTTGTAGTTTAACTTCAGCTTTTTGAATTATCTTACCACTAAAGTCACTTTTATAAACATTCAAAGTGGCATTCATTCCCGGACTGATACCAAAGTTAAAAATTTCTCCAGTTTGGTCATCCACTTTCGGATGAGCAGAATAGGCTAATCCCTGACTCAGACCATCTAAATCGTCCAAACCCCGTGTTTCTAAGGTCTGGAGGTCAAGAGAATGGGGATTTCCACCTTCCCAAAGTGCTAGAAGCTTGTTAGGTAATGGAAGGACTGAAGTATTAGCAGCATTCTTCACTGGTTTGAGCCATTGATTCCAAACTGGTCCGGGTGCAGTCATGCCATAATTACCGTAAAGCAGTTTGCCGGCTGCGGCTTCTTCTTGATAGCCAGCAGTCTGCACATAACGATAAACTGCGGTAACACCATTATCGGTAAAATTAACTGCCAAAATTGCGCCGTCACCATCAAACCAGTGTCCGACAGGTATTCCACCACGTTCTAAGCGTCCTGGTCCATTGCGGTAGAGTGTACCACGTAAGCCTTCAGGGAGTTGACCAGAGAGAATGGGTAAGGGGGTGAGGGGAAATTCTGTTGCAGGTTGAGCGATAATCGCACCTGCCCAGGTTTTATGAGTTAATGGTTGAGTAGTTGTTGCCATATTTTTAATGGGAAAGGGAGAATATTAGAATAAAGCTGACCAAAAAGGCGGAGGGGCAGGGGGCTTTCTAGCAGGGGGAGCAATCCCTGTCCCGAAGCCGTGAAGCGGAGCGGAACATGGGTATCAAGCCCCGCCCTTCCAGGGCGTTCTCGATTGGTGGGAGTACAAGCTCCTTCCAATCCTCCCCCCTGCTCCCTGCTCCCCGCTCCCCTGCCTCTTTTGACCCCATGCTAAAAAATTTCCGCAGTTCTACAACTAACGATATATTTTTTAAATCTAACCCAGACAAAATCACTGTTTTTTGTTGAATCTATGAAGTCTTATTTAGCCGCCGCTATTCAAATGACCAGTGTATCCAATTTACACAAAAACTTAGTCCAGGCAGAAGAATTAATTGATCTGGCTGTGCTTCGAGGTGCTGAATTAGTTGGGTTACCAGAAAACTTTTCTTTTATGGGAGAAGAGAAAGACAAACTGGCACAAGCAGAGGAAATTTACCGTGAATCTGCCCAATTTCTCAAAAAAATGGCGCAGCGCTATCAAGTTACCATTTTGGGCGGTAGTTTTCCAGTTCCTGTAGAGAATACAGGCAAGGTTTATAATACTACAATTCTGATTGACCCCAGTGGTGAAGAACTCTCCCGCTACTATAAAGTACACTTATTTGATGTTAACGTCCCCGACGGCAACACTTATCGAGAATCTAGCACAGTTGTAGCTGGTCAGGAACTCCCTTCAGTGTATTTCTCAGAAAACCTCGGTAATATCGGGCTTTCTGTTTGCTATGATGTCCGCTTTCCGGAATTGTATCGACATCTGTCAGATAAAGGAGCTGAGGTGATGTTTGTCCCGGCTGCTTTCACCGCCTTCACTGGCAAAGACCACTGGCAAGTATTATTACAAGCAAGAGCTATTGAAAATACTGCCTACGTAATTGCACCTGCTCAAACTGGCAATAACTACGACCGTCGCCATACTCACGGACACGCGGTGATTATAGATCCTTGGGGTGTTATTTTAGCTGATGCTGGTGAACAACCGGGAATTGCGATCGCCGAAATCAAACCCTCTCGTTTGGAACAAGTCCGCCGTCAAATGCCTTCTCTAGAACATCGAGTATTCTAAATCCCTAACACAGGCGCGATTCATCGCGTCTGTATAAGAATGCAGACCATAGCATGAACCGTATGCATCCAAGAAGTTTTATTAAGATTTATCATGAAGCTACCAAAAACTATCAAACTGTTGATCAGTCTTAGCCTCATGGGGCTTGTGTCTTGCAACGGTACACCCAACAATAGAGAAGAAGCCACATCACCAGTAAATGCCACATCTGTGTCTTCGGAAACTCCAGCCTGTAAATTTGTCACAGACGGGGTTGGTTCTCTTGGAAAGGTGAAAGTCAAAGCTGAGGAAGTAGTCACAGGTTTAGAGGTTCCTTGGGGAATTGCCTTTTTACCCAATGACAAAATGCTGGTGACAGAAAGACCAGGCCGGGTAAGATTAGTGGAGAATGGAAAATTAAAGCCGCCTGTTGCTACAGTAAATGTTACAGCTTCCGGTGAAGGTGGATTACTGGGAATTGCCGCACACCCAGATTTTGCCACTAACCGATATTTCTACTTATACTACACCACAGATAAAAATCGCTCGCCAGTTAACCGAGTTGAACGTTGGCAATTATCCTCAGATGGATTGACAGCATCATTAGACCGAGTTATTATTGATGATATACCAGCAGCAATATTTCATAATGGCGGGCGTTTGCGCTTTGGTCCAGATGGAATGCTTTATATTGGCACTGGTGACGCTAGAGAACCGCAAATTTCTCAAGATGTTGAAAGTTTAGCTGGTAAGATTCTGCGCTTAACTCCAGATGGGAAAATTCCCGCAGATAATCCATTTCCCAATAATCCCGTTTTTATTACTGGGATTCGCAACACTCAAGGTTTTGACTGGTATAATCCATCAACGCTATTTGTTACAGACCACGGTCCCAGTGGAGAATTAGGCAGAAGAGGTGAAGACAAAGTTTCTGTACTCCAAGCTGGTGATAATATGGGCTGGCCGGCTGTGGAAAACTGTGAAGCTGAAGCAGAATTTGTGCGTCCTTCACTGGTTTGGCGTGAAGCTGCACCTCCAGGCGGAGCAGCAATTTATACTGGAGATGCTATTCCGGAGTGGAAAGGTAATTTAATTATTGGTACTTTGCGTTCCCGACATCTGCATAGAGTTGTATTTGACTCAGATAACCC
The window above is part of the Nodularia spumigena CCY9414 genome. Proteins encoded here:
- a CDS encoding LCP family protein; the encoded protein is MTSQRTSAKQNQLAKALKSKKKNFYNTKSGRWLLFWLGMSGIAMVSATAGALLAVSLTSTPLQQAELSPQEEAVFDSDRISGGGLRFSELTRPVNLLVMGMSVLPSDINNPPSEIQNLGYEPQVNSFDGLADVMILIKFDPATNKIAMLSIPRDTRTEVIGYGVKKLNAANVDGGPALTAQSISNLLGDVAIDRYIRINVLGVGKLIDALGGVKVHVPKDLKYQDDSQHLYINLKAGEQHLDGDQALQLLRFRHDELGDIGRVQRQQMVIRALIDQTLNPVTVAQLPNILNVVKDNIDTNLTIEELLALAGFGVRTNRANMHMFMLPGRFSQQDEYIASYWIPNRTGISRMMSQHFGVELTRELREVNSRSLRVYIQDSTGSDRSELIPLVRNLQASGYGKIQISKPWHETLAVTKIIAQQGDGENAELIRNTLGFGEVLLESTGIIDSDVTIQLGQDWIQQKSFFEPTY
- a CDS encoding tetratricopeptide repeat protein, whose translation is MDWITLLRSLQFDFIKRLTSGFLLHCEIEGQYSELTIISGERLKTLREFCWLMAEKYKRTSPVRDVFINNLKGKLGEEVVKERLADLITEVDYETKFGGDGNIDFTLNSDSKIGVEVKSRHGSIDKVRWSVSSQEVAKNAVVVCVLIQEEVNEAQPEYHLFLAGFLPTQMIKLRTGKISFGINQLLYGGGLCCYLEQLQSSTNYQYLPPNSSPNHPDFSRSAEKSMGNLTPQPPSIQGKGENLKPLSLQERGFSDPVKSQKVNHVEYGGQDLNIFYINQGDECFDKGEYQTAINHYNQALQIKNDGDSYYKRGLSSYQLGDYAAARADFSQAIQLNFNDGKAYNKRGLAHYQLGNYQEAIEDYSQAIRINPHVAVAYKNRAEARSLMGDNQGAIEDYTQAIKINPHYADAYKNQGIARYFIEYHQGFSQAIKVNPQDAIAYKNRGNARADLEDYQGAIADYTQAIQINPNYVDAYYNRGNARYDLGDYERAIEDYSQTIKINANYANAYYNRGNVYSELGDKQLAIDDFRKAADIYRREGKLEALKDARERVSDLEITESLDILNF
- a CDS encoding carotenoid oxygenase family protein; this encodes MATTTQPLTHKTWAGAIIAQPATEFPLTPLPILSGQLPEGLRGTLYRNGPGRLERGGIPVGHWFDGDGAILAVNFTDNGVTAVYRYVQTAGYQEEAAAGKLLYGNYGMTAPGPVWNQWLKPVKNAANTSVLPLPNKLLALWEGGNPHSLDLQTLETRGLDDLDGLSQGLAYSAHPKVDDQTGEIFNFGISPGMNATLNVYKSDFSGKIIQKAEVKLQGVPLIHDFVLAGQYLIFFIPAVRLNLLPILAGISSYSDALQWKPKLGTQILVFDRETLTLVNRGETEPWFQWHFANGYVDDSGDVVVDFARYRDFQTNQYLREVATGKTYTPAKSTLTRVHLQPQTAKVTSIQQLSDRSCEFPNVPKPNVGKASRYTYMSSFREGTDISQEILNTFGRFDHQTETFTEANLPENCYPSEPLPVQSWVLTVVYDGNSHNSEVWVFESDRLDAEPVCRLGLPSVIPHSFHGNFM
- a CDS encoding carbon-nitrogen hydrolase family protein, which encodes MKSYLAAAIQMTSVSNLHKNLVQAEELIDLAVLRGAELVGLPENFSFMGEEKDKLAQAEEIYRESAQFLKKMAQRYQVTILGGSFPVPVENTGKVYNTTILIDPSGEELSRYYKVHLFDVNVPDGNTYRESSTVVAGQELPSVYFSENLGNIGLSVCYDVRFPELYRHLSDKGAEVMFVPAAFTAFTGKDHWQVLLQARAIENTAYVIAPAQTGNNYDRRHTHGHAVIIDPWGVILADAGEQPGIAIAEIKPSRLEQVRRQMPSLEHRVF
- a CDS encoding PQQ-dependent sugar dehydrogenase, which translates into the protein MKLPKTIKLLISLSLMGLVSCNGTPNNREEATSPVNATSVSSETPACKFVTDGVGSLGKVKVKAEEVVTGLEVPWGIAFLPNDKMLVTERPGRVRLVENGKLKPPVATVNVTASGEGGLLGIAAHPDFATNRYFYLYYTTDKNRSPVNRVERWQLSSDGLTASLDRVIIDDIPAAIFHNGGRLRFGPDGMLYIGTGDAREPQISQDVESLAGKILRLTPDGKIPADNPFPNNPVFITGIRNTQGFDWYNPSTLFVTDHGPSGELGRRGEDKVSVLQAGDNMGWPAVENCEAEAEFVRPSLVWREAAPPGGAAIYTGDAIPEWKGNLIIGTLRSRHLHRVVFDSDNPSQVLTHEVYFQGNSPNGFGRIRDVIMGTDGELYITTSNCDGRGNCPQGQDKIIRITQ